DNA sequence from the Candidatus Terasakiella magnetica genome:
CCGGGAGTTTAGCGACATGTTAGTAGACATGCGGACCTATTTCCCGAGGGTGTTATATTCAGCCCACTCCCGACCATAGAAAAAGCCTTGCATGTCGTTTTACAGACACACAAAGACCGCCCAGTCGGGGGCAGTAAACCGCTACTAAGACGTCGCTAAACGTCACGTTGCACAATAAGGATAAAAAAGCAGAGCGGCAAGGGGGAATTCTTGGGCCAAGAGTCACGTTTTTTCTTTGAGGTACTTTTATGGGTGGCTGGATGCTGGCCTGCGCCAGCATGACGGGGGAGATGGTTGCGCCCTTCACACTCCCCAATCGACAAGAAAACCCAACCCTGCTATCCTCCCAACCCTATGGGGAAGTAAAGGAATAAAAGACGGCATGACGCAGGTACAGTCCGCTGAAGAATTTCCAGAATGGCTGGAAGGGCAGGACCGTTGGGTTTCTGTAGGCTTAGCAGCGCGCATTGCCTTGCGCGTGTTGCCAACATTGGGGCCTGTTGTGCAGCAGCTTCCCCAAGAAAAGAGCTCAGCCTTTCTTTTGCCAAGTTTTCGTGCTACCGCCGTGCCTTGGCTCGTGGGCACAAGACCGAGCCAAGGCACAGAATTGGCCGCCTTCGCTGCCACCGCCGCCGCCCACGCCGCCAACGCCGCCTACGCCTCCTACGCCTCCGCCGCCGCTGCCGACGCCGCCGCCGCCGCCGCCGCCGCCGCCTACGCCGCCGACTCCGCCACCATCGCCGCCGCCGCCATAGATGTCGATATATGGCACGAAATCAATCAGGATATTGCGTTGCTTGAAGATGGCGCAACGGTTGAAGAACTGATGGAACGCCCCTTATGGGGAAAGGTGCCTGAAGAACTACATGATCATTGGCAAGAATTGAAACAGGCGGTGCTGGCATTGGATGAAAACTGGCAGGTCTGGACCCAATGGTATGAGGACCGCCTCATCGGTGGCCCCAAACCCAATGGACGCCCCGTCTATTACCCGTTAGAAAAAGAACGTGTCTTGATCCCTGATGAGGATTGGGAAAAAGGTCCCGCGCATATTAATGGGCTGATTGCAGAGATGGAGCTGCGCTATCGTGGTGTCCAGCCGCAACGGCCTGCGCCCATTAAGGCGAAATTGGGTGATGATGGTGTCTTGCACCGTGAAGATTCTGCACCAGCAGAAGGGCGTGATGAGGGGCATAGCCAGCGATTGCGCGCAAACTGGAATGGGTTGCAAGCTCATTTAAAAGATTTTCTCAATCTCGATCGCTTGGAAAATCACCAGATTTTGAAAAATGCACTAAAGCGTTATGAAAAAGACTTTGGGGAAAGTTTTGAGCAGTTACAAGTAATTGAGCTTGGTATTGCGGGGGAAGTGATTGCCGATCATAGTGAGCAGGCAGGTGAGCAATATATGGACGATATTGCCATTGATTTAAAAGCATTTGTCGCCGCCCATAATCAATTTATCACCCAGTTTCCTGAATGGCAGGCCTCCCTAGAAGATCGTGTTGACCCGATTGGGGAACAAGAGAAAGAAGCCATTGTTGAGCTTGGTGATCAGATCATTGAGGCCGAAGACCGCGTTGATGAAGATATCCGCGATAGTTTGGCTGAATTATTAGCTGACTTGAGGGCCGATCCTGCAGACAGGTATCAAAAGGCCCGTTGGGTTGGAACGTATAAAAGTATTTCCAATATCATTTCAGCATGGCTGCAACCGGGATATGAAGCCGCGCGCAATGGGGCCTTATTAGGGGTGAAGCTGGCAGCAGCAAAATTTGTGTATGAAAAGCTTTTGGGCAGCCTTAAGAAACTTGAGAATTACCCCGATTTCTGGTGGGTTAAGGCAACACTTAATTATTTAAAAGAGTTTTTCTAAGCTTTAGTCATTCTTAAACCCATGGGCGTCATCGTGCACGCCCCAAAGCCGTCATCCCGCACTTGATGCGGGATCCATGTCCTTCTCGTCTGGATGCCGGCCTGCGCCAGCATGACGGGTGGGGTGGTTGGGTCCGCTTGCGCTCATGGGCGTCACCCCGCACTTAATGCGGGGTCCATGTCCTGCTTGGTTATGAGGTCCCCGCGTTTGCGAGGACGACGATTGTTTTTTACATCTTTTAAATCGCTTTACAGCCACTCGTCTTCGCAATCAAGCACGGCGCCATGGCCTTTGATGAACATGGATTTTAGCGCGCTGGAAACTGGCAGGATTTGTTCGCCAAAGAAGCGGGCGGTGTTGATTTTGGCTTTCATGAAGTTTGGATCGCCTTGCCCCGCATCCAGTTTGGCTTGGGCGATGATAGCTGATTTTGTCAACAGCCAGCCCCCACACAGGTTGCCCATCAAACGCAGGTAGTGAACCGAGCCTGTTGCGGCTTGTTTGGGATCGTCTTTAAAGCTTTCGATCAGCCATTGTGTGGCTTTTTCTGTGTTGGTGATGGCAACGTCCAAGGCGTCTGCCATTTCTGCAAAAACGCCGCCTTTGGCTTTGGCTGCTGCCACGTCCTCTTTGATCAGTGGCATCAAAACATCAAGGTAAGCACCGCCGTTCATAGCGACTTTACGACCGATCAGGTCATTGGCCTGAATGCCGTTTGTACCTTCGTAAATAGCTGTGATGCGCACATCGCGCAGCCATTGTGGCGCACCGGATTCTTCAATAAAGCCCATGCCGCCATGGACCTGAATGCCATCATCGGCAACTTCAATCCCAATGTCCGTGCTGTAGGCTTTGACGATTGGTGTCAAAAGCTGGATGAGCGCATCGGCATTTGTACGCGCGGCTTCATCATCAGATTTGGCCTGAATGTCTTGCTGGCGCGCGGTGAAGTAAGAAATCGCACGTGCGGCTTCCGTTTTGGACTTCATGGTCAAGAGCATGCGACGCACATCTGGGTGTTTGTCAATGGTGACAGATGTTTTGTCTTTGGAACCAAGCAACGGGCTTTGAACACGTTCCATGGCATATTCACGCGCACATTGATAGGCACGCTCAGCTGCGGCAAAACCTTCGTTGCCCACATTAAGGCGGGCGTTGTTCATCATGGTGAACATGCAGGCCAAGCCTTTGTTTTCTTCTTTCACCAAGTAGCCTGTGGCTTCTTCAAAAGACATGGTGGCGGTTGGGGAACCGTGAATACCAAGTTTATGTTCAATAGAGATACAATAAGCCGGGTTGCGTTCCCCCAATGAGCCATCTTCATTGACAAGGAATTTTGGCACGATAAAGAGGGAAATACCGCGCGAACCCGCAGGTGCATCCGGTGTGCGTGCCAAGACCAGGTGAATGATATTGTCGGTCATGTCATGCTCACCAAAAGTGATGAAAATCTTTTGACCCGAGATTTTGTAAGACCCATCTTCTTGCGGTACGGCCTTGGCACTTACGGCTGCAAGGTCAGAACCCGCTGAAGGTTCGGTCAGGTTCATGGTGCCTGTCCATTCCCCTGAAATCATTTTTTCAAGGTAGGTGGCTTTTTGTTCGTCTGAGGCATGGTGATGGATCGCTTCAATAGCGCCGCCTGTCAACATGGGGCATAGGCCAAAGGCAACAGAAGAGGAGTTCCAGATTTCACTGACCGCGTTGGACAGGATGAAAGGCAGGCCCATGCCGCCATATTCCGGATCAAAACCAATGCCGTTCCAGCCGCCTTCAATAAACTGGGCATAAGCCTCTTTAAAACCGGGAGAAGTGGTGACTTCATTGTCTTTCCACGTGGCACCTTGTTCATCAGAGGTGCGCGCTAATGGGGCGATGATGTCGCGGCCTAGTTTCCCAGCCTCATCCAAGATTGCGTCAACCATATCTTCTGTGGCTTCTTCATAGCCGGGCAATGCGGTAATGGTATCAAGGTCAAAAACATCCTTGATGAGGAATTCCATTTCGTTTAGGGGGGCATTGTAGACAGTCATGGTTGTGGCTCTCTTTACTTTGTTTTCAATAATTCGGTAAGACTATACCGATTAATGTGGAAATGTTCTAGAAAAATGTTCGGTTGGCGAATTAATATTTTGTGATGAAATGTAAAGAATTATACAGTCGTTTCTGGCATCATAGGAAAAACCCAAGAGAGGAGCGTGTCACATGGTATCCAATGCAGATTGTGTTTTTTGCAAAATTTTAAAAGGGGAAATCCCCAGCTTTAAAGTTTATGATGATGATCATACCTATGGCTTTATGGATATTAATCCCGCCAATGCGGGCCATGTGCTGGTGATCCCGAAATATCACGCGCCTAATATTTACGAAATCCCCAAAGATTGGGTTTCTGATTGTATGATAACTGCGCAAAAAATTGCCAAGGCGGTGCATGAGGTCACCAGACCTGATGGCATTAATATTTTGCAGGCCAATGGGGAAGGGGCTGCGCAATCGGTGCATCATTTCCACATTCATGTGTTGCCGCGCTCTAATGATGATGGTTTGAAAATGAACTGGGAACTGGTCCCCGGTGATATGGATGAAATCGCCGCATTGGCTGAAAAAATTAAAAGTGCCCTTGCCTGATGCCTAGCCTGATCCGTCTGCCGCTTTCTGTTGATCACCAAAAAAAGAAGGCTTTATCCATTGAGCTGCCCTTTGCCATTTATCTTCATTTCATCACCACAGGTGAGTTTGAAGAGATTTTGCCAAAGGAGCTGAAGAAAAAAGCCCAAGGCCTGAAGAAAGCCTTCTTTGCAGAGAACCAGTTTTTTAGCGAAGACTATCAGCATGAATATGAAAGAAGCGGCTATATCCGCTTTCTCACCGGGCCGGATGTGCATAAGTTCCTCGCCAAGGTCTTGTCGCTAAATTATCAAACCCATAAGAATATTTTGCAGGAAAATGCAGGCTCTTTTCAGGAATATTTTGGTGAGCTGAAACTTTTTTGGAACCAGAAATTTCACCGCGCAACGCAAGATTTGACGCAGGAAAGCATCCGTGAAGCCCTGTTTTGTCATGCGTGCGTGCAAACACAACATGCCCGCCTGTCTGAAAAGACCAAGCTGTTTGACAAGCTGGATGATTTTGCCAAGCAGGAGATCAAGGCCAAAGAGCTGGAGATTAAACGCTTAAGGCAGAAATATAGCGAGCTTGAAGATGACCTTCATGAGCTACGTGTTAAAAATGAAAAGCTGCGTGAAGACCTTGCCAAAGCCCATGAGGCTAATATGGTCTTGGTGCCCAGTGACCCTTATTACATGTTGGGTCTAGAGACAGGAAATGACAAAGCGGTGGAGGCGCGCTCCAAAATCTTGCTAAAAGCACTTCACCCAGATAAATCCGGTAGTGCTGATACAGCCTATCTGTTTGATATGGTGTTAAAAGCACGCGATATGGTTTCTAAATAACATAACCCGTAGGAAGTGCTCATGGCGATACGAGGTGAAGAGAGTAGAGAGATCAATTGCGCCATTCCTTTTCCTCACTGAAACGTTCCCACTGCAAATCATAGTAATCTGTTCTGGTTAATTCCTCATAGGCTTTAGCAAGCTTAGCGCTGAAGTCACCTGAATTCTTGTTAATGAAAAGATATTCATTTTGGAAGTAGATTGGTCGATGGGAGGTGCCAAGTTTTAAATTGGAAAACCTCTTTTTCAACTGGTCCAATTCTTTTTTGGAAACTAAAGCAATATCGACACGCCCAGCATTTAATAATTTTACGGCTTGCGCGAGTCCCTTAACCCTAAATAGGCGTTGTGAATTCTCTTGTGGGTTATAGTAGATGTTACTTGTGAGGCTTATAGAAAGGTCTTTGGCCGTTTTCATCGCTTTCATACTGATTGGCTTGTCAGCATAAATTGCGAATATGGGCCTTCTATCAACAATAATGGGTAAGCGTTGGATTGAATTAAGCGCAATACCAGCTTCATTGGCATAAAGAGTGAGGCGTTCTTTGGGAAAGGGGCCCGCGATATGGATTTTGCCTTTGGCAAGCGACCAGACTGAGCGGTTAAACGGTTTGTGAAACTGCACATAGTCTGAGCCCATGTTTTTCATCAGGCGCGGCAGCAGTGATGTAAAAAACAGGTTGTTATCTGAAACGCCAACTTTAAGGAAAATTCTTTCGCTTGGTGATTGGCTATGGGCTGGTGAGTTTAAGGCATGCGTCCACAGCAAAAACAAAACAGCAAAGCAAAGGCTCTTTCGTAATTTGATCTGTGCTAAATGCATGACGCTTACACCGCGCGTGAATGTTTCTTTTGGCCTTGCTGAAGGTAGGTATCAAAGGTCGCTGCCACCATACGCATGAGGGGGCGGCCTTCTTCCGGTAATGTCAGGACGCCGTTTTCCAATGTACAAATCTCATCTTCCACCATGGGTTTAAGGCGCTCTTCTTCATTTGCAAAGAAGTCTTCATCTACACCATGTTCCTTGCACATGGCAGGTAAGTCTACTTGCATATTACACATGATCTGTTCAATCACTGCGCGGCGAAGGATATCTTCATCTGTTAGGCCACGTGTGCGCCCAATGGGCAGGGTGCCTGCAT
Encoded proteins:
- a CDS encoding acyl-CoA dehydrogenase, with amino-acid sequence MTVYNAPLNEMEFLIKDVFDLDTITALPGYEEATEDMVDAILDEAGKLGRDIIAPLARTSDEQGATWKDNEVTTSPGFKEAYAQFIEGGWNGIGFDPEYGGMGLPFILSNAVSEIWNSSSVAFGLCPMLTGGAIEAIHHHASDEQKATYLEKMISGEWTGTMNLTEPSAGSDLAAVSAKAVPQEDGSYKISGQKIFITFGEHDMTDNIIHLVLARTPDAPAGSRGISLFIVPKFLVNEDGSLGERNPAYCISIEHKLGIHGSPTATMSFEEATGYLVKEENKGLACMFTMMNNARLNVGNEGFAAAERAYQCAREYAMERVQSPLLGSKDKTSVTIDKHPDVRRMLLTMKSKTEAARAISYFTARQQDIQAKSDDEAARTNADALIQLLTPIVKAYSTDIGIEVADDGIQVHGGMGFIEESGAPQWLRDVRITAIYEGTNGIQANDLIGRKVAMNGGAYLDVLMPLIKEDVAAAKAKGGVFAEMADALDVAITNTEKATQWLIESFKDDPKQAATGSVHYLRLMGNLCGGWLLTKSAIIAQAKLDAGQGDPNFMKAKINTARFFGEQILPVSSALKSMFIKGHGAVLDCEDEWL
- a CDS encoding HIT family protein, which gives rise to MVSNADCVFCKILKGEIPSFKVYDDDHTYGFMDINPANAGHVLVIPKYHAPNIYEIPKDWVSDCMITAQKIAKAVHEVTRPDGINILQANGEGAAQSVHHFHIHVLPRSNDDGLKMNWELVPGDMDEIAALAEKIKSALA